The Caulobacter sp. FWC26 genome contains a region encoding:
- a CDS encoding AsmA family protein — MGIGSALTLLAAIVGFLVVFDWNWLRGPVGRYASAQLKREVAITGDLRVHPWSLSPKIEAYGLRIGQPDWTRAHEPGAMPMARIQRIAVQIKILPLLRGQTVLPFLAIDRPDVRLLRLKDGRANWTFGPSRSDKPLKLPAIQRLIINDGALRLDDRQRGALFIGEVNARERAGGRQGRFVLEGKGSLNRSVFLAEVSGGPLLHISPSRPYPFEARVQAGATRIQASGQIVRPFDLTRFETRLNISGADLNRLHDLTGLTLPNTPPYRIAGRLVRKGPRYDFEGLSGRVGDSDIGGDLFVLTGRERPYLEARLRSRRLDFDDLGSLLGAAPATGRGETASSGQKIEAARRDVTQRLLPDATLQVERVRAMDAKVSYRADAVNAPNLPLRKVSLDMTLEAGVLTLDPLAFTFSRGDLRGKVRLDARPNTPRTDIDVRLTNGRLEDFIPIQSGGKPAIEGPVMARAKLTGLGNSVHRAASTADGVVTVVAPKGEIRQAFAELLGVNASKGLILLLSGSDKQTPVRCAVADFSVKNGVMTTNHLVADTGVVLARGHGTIDLGTERMAFRIQGDSKKPRLVRVFAPITIKGPFMAPSVSVRPGKAVGQGGVAAVLGSLVNPIAALLPFVTTGEAKDADCAGLVSEARQQGAPVKVSQTTSQKAER; from the coding sequence GTGGGTATCGGGTCGGCGCTGACCCTGCTGGCGGCCATTGTGGGCTTCCTGGTCGTTTTCGACTGGAACTGGCTGCGGGGCCCGGTCGGACGGTACGCCTCAGCCCAGCTGAAGCGCGAGGTTGCGATCACCGGCGATTTGCGGGTCCACCCCTGGTCACTGTCGCCGAAGATTGAGGCCTATGGCCTGCGGATAGGCCAACCGGACTGGACGCGCGCGCACGAACCTGGCGCCATGCCCATGGCGCGGATCCAGCGCATCGCCGTTCAGATCAAGATCCTGCCCTTGCTGCGCGGCCAGACGGTGCTGCCGTTCCTGGCGATAGACCGCCCAGACGTACGCCTTCTGCGCCTCAAGGACGGGCGGGCGAACTGGACCTTCGGACCGAGCCGAAGCGACAAACCGCTGAAGCTGCCCGCCATTCAGCGCCTGATCATCAACGACGGCGCGCTTCGCCTCGACGACCGCCAGCGCGGCGCGCTGTTCATCGGCGAGGTCAATGCGCGCGAACGGGCCGGGGGTCGTCAGGGCCGCTTCGTGCTCGAGGGCAAGGGCAGCCTGAACCGTTCGGTCTTCTTGGCCGAGGTCAGCGGGGGACCGTTACTTCACATCTCGCCCAGCCGGCCCTACCCGTTCGAGGCGCGGGTTCAGGCCGGGGCGACCCGCATCCAGGCTTCGGGCCAGATCGTGCGCCCCTTCGATCTGACCCGTTTTGAGACACGGCTCAACATCTCCGGCGCGGACCTCAATCGGCTACACGACCTGACCGGACTGACCCTTCCCAATACGCCGCCCTACCGCATTGCCGGCCGCCTGGTTCGCAAGGGGCCTCGCTACGATTTTGAAGGCCTGTCGGGACGTGTGGGTGACAGCGATATTGGCGGCGACTTGTTCGTCCTGACGGGTAGGGAGCGACCCTATCTGGAAGCCCGGCTGCGCTCTCGCCGTCTGGATTTCGATGACCTCGGAAGCCTGCTCGGCGCCGCCCCCGCCACGGGGCGCGGCGAGACCGCCTCGTCCGGCCAGAAGATCGAGGCCGCCCGGCGCGACGTCACACAGCGCCTTCTTCCCGACGCCACCCTTCAGGTAGAACGCGTCCGCGCCATGGATGCGAAGGTCTCGTACCGCGCCGACGCCGTGAACGCGCCGAACCTGCCGCTTCGGAAGGTCAGCCTCGACATGACGCTGGAGGCGGGGGTGCTCACTCTGGACCCCCTGGCCTTCACCTTCTCGCGGGGCGATCTACGCGGGAAGGTTCGGCTCGACGCGCGACCGAACACGCCCCGAACCGATATCGACGTCCGCCTGACCAACGGACGGCTGGAGGACTTCATCCCGATTCAAAGCGGCGGCAAACCCGCCATCGAGGGACCGGTCATGGCGCGGGCCAAGCTGACGGGGCTGGGGAACAGCGTGCACCGCGCCGCGTCGACCGCCGACGGCGTGGTCACGGTCGTGGCCCCGAAAGGCGAGATCCGGCAAGCCTTCGCCGAGCTCTTGGGCGTCAACGCCTCGAAGGGACTGATCCTGCTCTTGTCTGGGAGCGACAAGCAGACTCCGGTTCGCTGCGCTGTGGCGGATTTCAGCGTCAAGAACGGCGTGATGACCACCAACCATCTCGTCGCCGACACCGGCGTGGTGTTAGCCCGCGGTCACGGGACCATCGATCTGGGAACCGAGCGGATGGCCTTCCGGATCCAGGGCGACAGCAAGAAACCGCGTCTGGTCCGCGTGTTCGCCCCGATCACCATCAAAGGGCCGTTCATGGCTCCGAGCGTCAGCGTGCGGCCCGGCAAGGCCGTCGGCCAGGGCGGCGTCGCCGCCGTGCTCGGGTCGTTGGTCAATCCGATCGCGGCGCTCTTGCCGTTCGTCACCACGGGCGAAGCCAAGGACGCCGACTGCGCGGGCCTGGTCAGCGAAGCACGCCAGCAGGGCGCGCCGGTCAAGGTGTCTCAAACCACATCGCAAAAGGCGGAACGCTGA
- a CDS encoding 4a-hydroxytetrahydrobiopterin dehydratase, with amino-acid sequence MSRPRIGASAAITQLNGWSVAPDHNDAIAKTFKFADFNEAFGFMTQVALMADKLDHHPEWFNVYNRVEVLLTTHDADGVTDLDVKLAKFMDSAARKFQTDV; translated from the coding sequence ATGTCCCGTCCTCGGATCGGCGCCTCTGCGGCGATCACGCAGCTCAATGGCTGGAGCGTCGCTCCGGATCACAACGACGCCATCGCCAAGACGTTCAAGTTCGCGGATTTCAACGAGGCCTTCGGGTTCATGACCCAGGTCGCCCTCATGGCCGACAAGCTCGACCACCATCCTGAATGGTTCAACGTCTACAATCGGGTCGAGGTGCTGCTGACGACGCATGACGCCGACGGGGTGACGGATCTAGACGTCAAGCTCGCGAAGTTCATGGACAGCGCCGCCCGAAAATTTCAAACTGATGTTTGA
- a CDS encoding HAD-IA family hydrolase, translating to MAIEAVIWDFGGVFTTSPFEAFRRYETERGLPKDFIRTVNATDPDTNAWARFERAEIDAAAFDGLFREEALRLGHDVRGAEVLPLLYGDLRPRVIDALKACKGRFKVGCITNNVPTGHGPGMAQSAEKALAVGEIMGLFDAVIESSKAGVRKPDPRIYEMMCELLGAAPKACVYLDDLGINCKPAAALGMTAIKVSGEQQLLDDLAKATGLAF from the coding sequence ATGGCGATCGAGGCGGTGATCTGGGATTTCGGCGGCGTTTTCACGACCTCGCCGTTCGAGGCGTTTCGGCGCTACGAGACTGAACGCGGCCTGCCCAAGGACTTCATCCGCACGGTCAACGCGACCGATCCCGACACCAACGCCTGGGCGCGGTTCGAGCGTGCGGAGATTGACGCGGCGGCGTTCGACGGGCTGTTCCGGGAGGAGGCGCTGCGGTTGGGTCATGACGTGCGCGGGGCCGAGGTCCTGCCCTTGCTCTACGGCGACCTGAGGCCTCGGGTGATCGATGCGCTGAAGGCCTGCAAGGGTCGCTTCAAGGTCGGCTGCATCACCAACAATGTCCCCACGGGGCACGGTCCCGGCATGGCGCAGAGCGCGGAGAAGGCGCTGGCGGTCGGCGAGATCATGGGGCTGTTCGACGCCGTGATCGAAAGCTCCAAGGCCGGCGTCCGCAAACCCGACCCGCGCATCTACGAGATGATGTGCGAGCTGCTCGGCGCGGCGCCCAAGGCTTGCGTTTATCTCGACGACCTGGGGATCAACTGCAAACCGGCGGCGGCGCTCGGAATGACCGCGATCAAGGTGTCCGGCGAGCAGCAATTGCTTGACGACCTTGCGAAGGCGACAGGATTGGCGTTCTGA
- a CDS encoding response regulator transcription factor produces the protein MAAITLIDDDENIVASVSLALESHGHTVKAYYDGASGLEAVETSPPDLVILDVKMPRMDGMEVLRRLRQTSEIPVIMLTSKDDEIDEILGFNLGADDYMHKPFSQRLLLERVKAVLRRARPEEEDAAAPAGAAGSKVMKRGKLTLDPARHDSLWDGKPVRLTVTEFLLLQALAQRPGFVKSRDNLMDAAYDDQVYVDDRTIDSHIKRMRKKFRQVDPEFDSIETLYGVGYRYREA, from the coding sequence ATGGCCGCCATCACGCTCATTGACGACGACGAGAACATCGTTGCTTCGGTCTCGCTCGCCCTGGAGAGCCATGGCCACACCGTGAAGGCCTATTACGACGGCGCCTCCGGGCTGGAAGCGGTCGAAACCAGCCCGCCGGATCTGGTGATCCTCGACGTGAAGATGCCCCGCATGGACGGCATGGAAGTGCTGCGTCGCCTGCGCCAGACATCGGAGATCCCGGTGATCATGCTGACGTCCAAGGACGATGAGATCGACGAGATCCTCGGCTTCAATCTCGGCGCCGACGACTACATGCACAAGCCGTTCAGCCAGCGTCTTCTGCTCGAGCGCGTGAAGGCGGTGCTGCGCCGCGCCCGCCCCGAGGAGGAAGACGCCGCCGCCCCGGCGGGCGCCGCAGGCTCCAAGGTGATGAAGCGCGGCAAGCTGACGCTGGACCCCGCGCGGCACGACAGCCTCTGGGACGGCAAGCCGGTGCGTCTGACCGTCACCGAGTTCCTGCTGCTGCAGGCCCTGGCGCAGCGTCCCGGCTTCGTGAAGAGCCGCGACAACCTGATGGACGCCGCCTACGACGATCAGGTCTACGTCGACGACCGCACGATCGACAGCCACATCAAGCGCATGCGCAAGAAGTTCCGTCAGGTCGACCCGGAATTTGACTCCATCGAGACCCTGTACGGCGTTGGCTACCGTTACCGCGAAGCCTGA
- a CDS encoding ATP-binding protein → MATVTAKPDPAPPGVAERRRRFAWPRGSRLGRLIVVLNVVALAIVIVGALILNEWRNGLVNARIDSLTTQGELIANVIDQSATVGEPEPALDPYTASQIFQLLFIPRSQRARLFDANGKALADSFVVADRVDWKVLPPARKPGQKDDNALKAPAHDATAKRAQEALNNEIAEAMRGRTVAGTRIAENGERVVSVSIPIQHVKAVLGVLTLEASDVDEIIAAQRKALLPFIAVAMLAILVSSVLLHRLIAVPVLRLARAADHVRLQGARAISLPDLSERKDELGDLSRSLEDMTHSLSERMDAIERFAADVAHEIKNPLTSIRSAIETLDLVSEPAARARLLAILQNDVNRLDRLVTDISNASRLDAELSREQPKAVDLARLLAEVVGLYENQLRPGEAPGSVRVSLRVADGAQPAVLIGRETPIGQVFRNLIDNARSFSPADGEVRVSLSRARGRLIAMVEDDGPGMPPENLETIFERFYTSRPKGRAFGGNSGLGLSIARQIVETHGGVIHAENRRDADGAVVGARFVVDLPDARE, encoded by the coding sequence TTGGCTACCGTTACCGCGAAGCCTGATCCGGCCCCCCCAGGCGTCGCCGAGCGTCGGCGACGCTTCGCTTGGCCGCGCGGATCGCGGCTGGGCCGGCTGATCGTCGTCCTGAACGTGGTGGCCTTGGCAATCGTGATTGTCGGGGCCCTAATTCTGAACGAATGGCGCAACGGCCTCGTCAATGCACGCATCGACAGCCTCACCACTCAGGGCGAGCTGATCGCCAACGTCATCGACCAGTCGGCGACGGTGGGGGAACCCGAGCCGGCGCTTGATCCCTATACCGCCAGTCAGATTTTCCAGCTGCTGTTTATCCCGCGCTCGCAGCGCGCGCGTCTGTTTGACGCCAACGGCAAGGCGCTGGCGGACTCGTTCGTGGTCGCTGACCGAGTGGACTGGAAGGTCCTGCCGCCTGCCCGCAAGCCGGGGCAGAAGGATGACAACGCCCTGAAGGCGCCGGCGCACGACGCCACGGCCAAGCGCGCGCAAGAGGCGCTGAACAATGAGATCGCCGAGGCCATGCGCGGCCGCACAGTCGCCGGGACGCGGATCGCCGAGAACGGCGAGCGCGTGGTCTCGGTGTCGATCCCCATCCAGCACGTCAAGGCGGTGTTGGGCGTCCTCACGCTGGAAGCCAGCGACGTCGACGAGATCATCGCCGCCCAACGCAAGGCGCTGTTGCCGTTCATCGCCGTGGCGATGCTGGCGATCCTCGTCTCCAGCGTGCTGCTGCATCGTCTGATCGCCGTGCCGGTCCTGCGCCTGGCTCGCGCCGCCGACCACGTTCGCCTGCAGGGCGCGCGCGCGATCTCCCTGCCGGACCTGTCAGAGCGCAAGGATGAACTGGGCGATCTTTCGCGATCGCTCGAGGACATGACCCATTCCCTGTCCGAGCGGATGGACGCCATCGAGCGCTTCGCCGCCGACGTGGCGCACGAGATCAAGAACCCGCTGACCTCGATCCGCTCGGCGATCGAGACCCTGGACCTGGTCTCAGAGCCCGCCGCCCGCGCCCGTCTGCTCGCCATCCTGCAGAACGACGTCAATCGCCTGGATCGGCTGGTCACTGACATCTCCAACGCCTCGCGGCTCGACGCTGAGCTGTCGCGCGAGCAGCCAAAGGCTGTGGACCTCGCGCGCCTCTTGGCCGAGGTGGTAGGCCTCTATGAGAATCAGCTGCGACCAGGTGAAGCGCCCGGCAGCGTGCGCGTGTCGCTGCGCGTGGCGGATGGGGCGCAGCCGGCGGTGCTGATCGGGCGCGAGACCCCGATTGGTCAGGTCTTCCGAAATCTTATCGACAACGCGCGTTCGTTCAGTCCCGCCGACGGCGAGGTGCGGGTGAGCCTGTCGCGCGCGCGCGGGCGCTTAATCGCCATGGTCGAGGACGACGGACCTGGGATGCCGCCCGAAAATCTGGAGACCATCTTCGAGCGCTTCTACACCTCGCGGCCAAAGGGCCGGGCGTTCGGCGGCAATTCGGGGCTTGGCCTTTCGATCGCGCGGCAGATCGTCGAGACGCACGGCGGCGTCATCCATGCGGAGAACCGCCGCGACGCCGACGGCGCGGTGGTCGGCGCCCGATTCGTCGTCGACCTGCCGGACGCGCGCGAATGA
- the tadA gene encoding tRNA adenosine(34) deaminase TadA, with protein sequence MRTDASEDQDRQMMRLALAAAHEAAAAGETPVGAVIFDPRTGEVIATAGNGPIGAHDPTAHAEIAAMRAAAAKLGNYRLTGMTLVVTLEPCAMCAGAISHARIGRVVFGAEDPKGGAVVHGPRFFAQPTCHWRPEVTGGVLAEESADLLRSFFRARRKAKPS encoded by the coding sequence ATGCGCACTGATGCGAGCGAGGATCAAGACCGCCAGATGATGCGGCTCGCACTTGCAGCCGCACATGAAGCCGCCGCGGCGGGCGAGACGCCGGTCGGGGCGGTGATCTTCGATCCAAGAACCGGCGAAGTGATCGCGACGGCCGGCAACGGCCCGATCGGGGCGCACGACCCCACCGCCCACGCCGAGATCGCCGCGATGCGTGCGGCGGCCGCCAAGCTCGGGAACTATCGGCTGACGGGCATGACCTTGGTGGTGACCTTGGAGCCCTGCGCCATGTGCGCCGGCGCGATCAGTCACGCGCGGATCGGGCGGGTCGTCTTTGGGGCCGAAGACCCGAAGGGCGGCGCCGTGGTGCATGGACCAAGGTTCTTCGCCCAGCCCACCTGTCACTGGCGACCCGAGGTGACGGGCGGGGTGCTGGCCGAGGAGAGCGCAGACCTCTTGCGCAGCTTCTTTCGCGCGCGGCGAAAGGCCAAGCCTAGTTGA
- a CDS encoding HPr family phosphocarrier protein, which produces MASRTVEIVNERGLHARASAKFVKMASGFDAEVTVSREGASVDARSIMGLMMLAAGIGSTIDISAEGPEAQAAVEALCELVANRFDEER; this is translated from the coding sequence ATGGCTTCAAGAACGGTCGAGATCGTCAACGAGCGGGGATTGCACGCCCGGGCCTCGGCCAAGTTCGTGAAGATGGCGTCGGGCTTCGACGCCGAGGTCACCGTCAGTCGCGAAGGCGCTTCCGTCGATGCGCGCTCGATCATGGGCTTGATGATGTTGGCCGCCGGTATCGGCTCCACGATCGACATTAGCGCCGAAGGTCCTGAAGCCCAGGCCGCTGTCGAGGCCCTGTGCGAACTGGTCGCCAATCGGTTCGACGAAGAGCGGTAG
- a CDS encoding HPr kinase/phosphorylase, translating into MILHGGLIARRQNGFWRGALIEGASGSGKSDLALRAIDQGFRLVADDRVVVFPAGGRLYGRAPETLAGLIEVRGVGVIGAPALAFSEIVLIIRCVDAPERVERLPDPAYQSILGVDVPVFDLWPREPAAPAKIGRMMQSLGVQS; encoded by the coding sequence ATGATCCTCCATGGCGGCCTGATCGCTCGGCGTCAGAACGGCTTTTGGCGCGGCGCGCTGATCGAGGGGGCGTCAGGTTCGGGCAAGAGCGACCTGGCCTTGCGGGCGATCGATCAGGGGTTTCGTCTGGTGGCGGACGACCGGGTCGTCGTCTTCCCGGCTGGCGGTCGCCTCTATGGCCGCGCGCCGGAAACCCTTGCGGGACTAATCGAGGTTCGGGGTGTTGGCGTGATCGGCGCGCCCGCGCTCGCCTTCTCCGAGATTGTGCTGATCATCCGCTGCGTCGACGCGCCCGAACGGGTCGAGCGCCTGCCCGACCCCGCGTATCAGTCCATTCTGGGGGTCGACGTTCCCGTTTTCGACCTGTGGCCGCGAGAACCCGCCGCTCCGGCGAAAATCGGACGCATGATGCAGTCTCTTGGAGTCCAATCCTAA
- the pseB gene encoding UDP-N-acetylglucosamine 4,6-dehydratase (inverting), giving the protein MGRFSPKSLDLDGKVILVTGGTGSFGRRFIETVLRRYDPRKVIVYSRDELKQSDMQIELREQFDETTVAKMRFFLGDVRDRERLTLALRGVDIVIHAAALKQVPAAEYNPSECIHTNVLGAENVVWASLANAVKQVVALSTDKACNPTNLYGATKLASDKTFVAANNLSGDIGTRFCVVRYGNVVGSRGSVVPLYRRLLSHGATELPVTDPRMTRFWITLNEGVDFVLSSLTMMRGGEIFVPKIPSMAMPDLVKAMSPTAAMKVIGIRPGEKLHEIMISADDARSTVEFEDRYAIEPNFAEFGREPYAASDGAQRVAEDFSYSSDNNQDWLSPEGLLAMLEEKAAR; this is encoded by the coding sequence TTGGGTCGTTTTTCTCCCAAATCCCTCGATCTGGACGGCAAGGTGATCCTGGTCACCGGCGGCACCGGCTCCTTCGGGCGGCGCTTCATCGAGACCGTGCTCCGTCGCTATGACCCCCGGAAGGTCATCGTCTATTCCCGCGACGAATTGAAGCAGAGCGACATGCAGATCGAGCTGCGCGAACAGTTCGACGAGACCACCGTCGCCAAGATGCGCTTCTTTCTTGGCGATGTCCGCGACCGTGAGCGCCTGACCTTGGCCCTGCGCGGCGTCGACATCGTCATCCATGCCGCCGCTCTCAAGCAGGTGCCGGCCGCCGAGTATAATCCGTCCGAGTGTATCCATACCAACGTGCTGGGCGCCGAAAACGTCGTCTGGGCCAGCCTCGCAAATGCGGTGAAGCAGGTGGTGGCCCTGTCCACCGACAAGGCCTGTAATCCCACGAACCTCTATGGCGCGACCAAGCTGGCCTCCGACAAGACCTTCGTGGCCGCCAACAACCTGTCGGGCGACATCGGCACGCGGTTCTGCGTCGTGCGCTACGGCAATGTCGTCGGCTCGCGCGGCAGTGTCGTGCCCTTGTACCGTCGTCTGCTGAGCCATGGCGCGACCGAGCTGCCCGTCACCGATCCGCGCATGACCCGCTTCTGGATCACCTTGAACGAGGGCGTCGACTTCGTGCTCTCCTCGCTGACCATGATGCGCGGCGGCGAGATCTTCGTGCCGAAGATCCCGTCCATGGCCATGCCCGACTTGGTCAAGGCGATGTCGCCGACGGCCGCGATGAAGGTGATCGGCATCCGCCCGGGCGAGAAGCTGCATGAGATCATGATCAGCGCCGACGATGCCCGCTCGACGGTGGAGTTCGAGGATCGCTACGCTATTGAGCCCAACTTCGCCGAGTTCGGCCGCGAGCCCTACGCCGCCTCGGACGGCGCCCAGCGGGTCGCTGAAGACTTCTCGTACAGCAGCGACAACAACCAGGACTGGTTGAGCCCCGAGGGCCTCTTGGCCATGCTGGAGGAGAAGGCCGCGCGATGA
- a CDS encoding PTS sugar transporter subunit IIA — MIGLVIVTHGRLAEEFVSAMEHVVGPQAAVKAICIGPEDDMERRRSDILKACAAVDEDGAGVILLTDMFGGTPSNLAISVMEQTKAEVIAGLNLPMLIKLASVRQRETLQACVAHAQEAGRKYISVASYVLAGEK, encoded by the coding sequence ATGATCGGGCTCGTGATCGTGACGCACGGGCGTCTGGCGGAAGAATTTGTCTCCGCCATGGAGCATGTCGTGGGGCCGCAGGCCGCCGTGAAGGCGATCTGCATCGGTCCCGAAGACGACATGGAGCGTCGCCGTTCGGACATCCTGAAGGCGTGCGCCGCCGTCGACGAGGACGGCGCGGGCGTGATTCTGCTGACCGACATGTTCGGCGGTACGCCCAGCAACCTCGCCATCTCGGTGATGGAGCAGACCAAGGCCGAGGTCATAGCCGGCCTGAACCTGCCCATGCTGATCAAGCTGGCCAGCGTGCGCCAGCGCGAGACGCTGCAAGCCTGCGTCGCCCACGCGCAAGAGGCTGGACGCAAGTACATCTCGGTGGCCTCCTACGTCCTCGCCGGAGAAAAGTAA
- a CDS encoding SDR family oxidoreductase: protein MAQSTGRVAGKKAFITGGAQGLGAAAGRMLAKEGAKVALADINLAGAQAVADEINAAHGAGTAFAFELDVTQEDQWIDVLEKATQAMGGLSVLVNNAGIGGDGPIESLDFGLWKKVMSVNVDSVFLGAKHALTHMRAHQPGSIINLSSIAGLIANGNSPAYNASKAAVWLLSKNIALYCAKMKLDIRSNSIHPTFIDTPILDGFSARFGKEEAFAKLARQVPMGRIGEPADIANAVLYLASDESKFMTGAEIKVDGGISAM from the coding sequence ATGGCGCAGAGCACGGGCCGGGTCGCCGGCAAGAAGGCCTTCATCACCGGCGGGGCCCAGGGCCTCGGCGCGGCGGCGGGACGGATGTTGGCCAAGGAGGGCGCCAAGGTCGCCCTGGCCGACATCAACCTGGCGGGCGCCCAGGCGGTGGCTGACGAGATCAACGCCGCGCATGGCGCCGGCACAGCCTTCGCCTTCGAGCTGGACGTCACCCAGGAAGATCAGTGGATCGACGTGCTGGAAAAGGCGACGCAGGCCATGGGCGGCCTGTCCGTGCTGGTCAACAACGCCGGCATCGGCGGCGACGGTCCGATCGAGAGTCTCGACTTCGGCCTCTGGAAAAAGGTCATGTCGGTCAATGTCGACTCGGTGTTTCTGGGGGCCAAGCACGCCCTGACCCACATGCGGGCCCACCAGCCAGGCTCGATCATCAATCTGAGCTCGATCGCGGGCCTGATCGCCAACGGCAATTCACCCGCCTACAACGCCTCGAAGGCGGCGGTCTGGCTGCTCAGCAAGAACATCGCGCTCTACTGCGCCAAGATGAAGCTCGACATCCGCTCGAACTCCATCCACCCGACGTTCATCGACACGCCGATCCTGGACGGCTTCTCGGCCCGGTTCGGCAAGGAGGAAGCTTTCGCCAAGCTGGCCCGCCAGGTGCCGATGGGCCGCATCGGCGAGCCGGCTGATATCGCCAACGCGGTGCTCTATCTGGCCAGCGACGAGAGCAAGTTCATGACCGGCGCCGAGATCAAGGTCGACGGCGGCATCTCGGCTATGTGA
- the pseC gene encoding UDP-4-amino-4,6-dideoxy-N-acetyl-beta-L-altrosamine transaminase gives MSGFLPYGKQTIEDDDVAAVAEALRGDFLTTGPTVEAFETAFAKKVGAEHAIAVSNGTATLHLAMMALGIGEGDVCIAPSITFLATANCARYVGAEVVFADVDPDSGLMTPDTLAKALAGARDKRVKAVLPVHLRGDVCDLPALKAMASASGAILVEDAPHALGSIATFGGVAHPVGDGTYSSFASFSFHPVKTLATGEGGMLTTNDAALAAKARLLRSHGMVREPGGDPWWYEMPELGFNYRIPDVLCALGLSQLNKLERFVARRRELAALYARLLAERAPRVRLAANPAHSNPALHLLTVLIDFQAEGLSRRTVVESLKAQGIGTQVHYIPVHRQPYYVNRQGLAHLPGADAWYARCLTLPLYPTMTDGDVERVVDALAEILG, from the coding sequence ATGAGCGGCTTCCTGCCCTATGGCAAGCAGACGATCGAGGACGACGATGTCGCCGCCGTCGCCGAGGCGCTGCGCGGCGATTTCCTGACCACCGGGCCGACCGTTGAGGCGTTCGAGACGGCCTTCGCGAAAAAGGTTGGGGCTGAGCATGCGATCGCCGTCTCCAACGGCACGGCGACCTTGCATCTGGCGATGATGGCCTTGGGGATCGGGGAGGGCGATGTCTGTATCGCGCCGTCGATCACCTTTCTGGCGACCGCCAACTGCGCCCGCTATGTCGGCGCCGAGGTGGTGTTCGCCGACGTCGATCCCGACAGCGGCCTGATGACGCCCGATACGCTGGCCAAGGCCTTGGCCGGCGCGCGCGACAAGCGGGTGAAGGCGGTGCTCCCCGTACATCTGCGCGGCGATGTCTGCGACCTGCCCGCGCTCAAGGCGATGGCGTCGGCGTCCGGCGCGATCCTGGTCGAGGACGCGCCCCACGCGCTGGGCTCGATCGCGACGTTCGGCGGCGTCGCCCATCCGGTCGGCGACGGGACCTATTCCAGCTTCGCCAGCTTTTCGTTTCACCCGGTCAAGACGCTGGCCACCGGCGAAGGCGGCATGTTGACCACCAACGATGCCGCCCTGGCGGCCAAGGCTCGGTTGCTTAGATCCCACGGCATGGTCCGCGAACCCGGCGGAGACCCATGGTGGTACGAGATGCCGGAACTGGGCTTCAACTACCGCATCCCAGACGTGCTCTGCGCCCTGGGCCTGTCGCAGCTGAACAAGCTGGAACGCTTTGTCGCTCGACGGCGCGAGCTGGCCGCGCTTTACGCCCGGCTGCTGGCCGAGCGGGCGCCGCGCGTACGCTTAGCCGCGAACCCCGCCCATTCGAACCCGGCCCTGCACCTGCTGACCGTGCTAATCGACTTTCAGGCCGAGGGCCTGTCTCGGCGCACGGTTGTTGAAAGCCTCAAGGCGCAGGGGATCGGGACCCAGGTCCACTACATCCCGGTGCATCGTCAGCCCTATTACGTGAACCGCCAAGGCCTGGCCCATCTGCCAGGGGCTGACGCCTGGTACGCGCGCTGCCTGACCCTGCCCCTGTATCCGACCATGACCGACGGCGACGTCGAGCGCGTGGTCGACGCCTTGGCGGAGATCCTGGGGTAG